From Mycolicibacterium nivoides, a single genomic window includes:
- the moaA gene encoding GTP 3',8-cyclase MoaA, which yields MTLTPLGLPTVHRSDGPAIGASLAPAPTIGPLVDTYGRVATDLRVSLTDKCNLRCTYCMPAEGLDWLPGEALLSTAELNRLLRIAVTRLGITSVRFTGGEPLVTRHLEDVVAAAAALRPRPEITLTTNGIGLARRAAGLKQAGLNRINVSLDSVDATHFARITRRDRLADVLDGLAAAKAAGLQPVKVNAVLDPVSGLDDVVNLLGYCLDHGYQLRIIEQMPLDAGHTWQRGTVIDSEAILGTLRRHFDLRPDPKPRGSAPAELWQVAASADHPAGTVGVIASVSHAFCSDCDRTRLTADGQIRSCLFSTEESDLRALLRGGADDAAIETVWRTAMWAKPAGHGINDPDFVQPVRPMSAIGG from the coding sequence ATGACCCTGACTCCACTCGGGTTGCCCACGGTGCATCGATCCGACGGACCGGCCATCGGTGCGTCTCTCGCCCCAGCCCCGACAATTGGCCCGCTGGTCGACACCTACGGCCGCGTCGCCACCGACCTCCGGGTCTCCCTGACCGACAAGTGCAATCTGCGATGTACCTACTGCATGCCCGCCGAGGGGCTGGACTGGTTGCCCGGAGAGGCACTGCTCAGCACCGCCGAACTGAACCGGCTGTTGCGCATCGCAGTCACCCGGCTGGGCATCACCAGCGTGCGGTTCACCGGTGGTGAGCCGTTGGTGACACGCCACCTCGAGGATGTGGTGGCCGCCGCCGCGGCGCTGCGCCCGCGCCCGGAGATCACCCTGACCACCAACGGCATCGGGCTGGCCCGGCGTGCCGCCGGCCTCAAACAGGCCGGGCTGAACCGGATCAACGTGTCGCTGGACAGCGTCGACGCCACCCACTTCGCCCGGATCACCCGCAGGGACCGACTGGCCGACGTGCTCGACGGCCTGGCGGCCGCCAAGGCCGCCGGACTGCAGCCGGTGAAGGTCAACGCGGTGCTCGACCCGGTCTCGGGTCTCGACGACGTGGTGAACCTGTTGGGCTACTGCCTGGATCACGGATACCAGCTGCGGATCATCGAGCAGATGCCGCTGGACGCCGGGCACACCTGGCAGCGCGGCACCGTGATCGACTCCGAAGCCATTCTCGGCACCCTGCGCCGCCACTTCGACCTGCGGCCCGATCCGAAGCCGCGCGGCTCGGCGCCGGCCGAGCTCTGGCAGGTCGCGGCGAGCGCTGATCACCCCGCGGGCACCGTCGGAGTGATCGCGTCCGTGTCGCACGCGTTCTGTTCGGACTGTGACCGCACGAGGCTGACCGCCGACGGCCAGATTCGCAGCTGTCTGTTCTCCACCGAGGAGAGCGACCTGCGCGCGCTGCTGCGCGGTGGCGCCGACGACGCCGCCATCGAAACGGTCTGGCGGACGGCGATGTGGGCAAAGCCCGCGGGACACGGGATCAACGACCCGGATTTCGTGCAGCCCGTGCGGCCGATGAGCGCGATCGGCGGCTAG
- a CDS encoding MoaD/ThiS family protein, translated as MTEHTVAVTVRYFAAAAAAAGVDTETLGLAEDSTIATLVEHLSGRDAELARVLKRCSYLSDGMAVRDMDKPLSTSQTIDVLPPFAGG; from the coding sequence ATGACGGAGCACACCGTGGCCGTAACGGTCCGCTATTTCGCCGCTGCCGCCGCCGCGGCCGGAGTTGATACGGAAACGTTAGGTTTGGCCGAGGATTCGACGATCGCGACGCTCGTCGAGCATCTCAGCGGTCGCGACGCGGAGCTCGCGCGCGTGCTTAAGCGCTGCTCATACCTGTCGGACGGCATGGCCGTCCGCGATATGGACAAGCCGCTGTCAACGTCTCAAACCATTGATGTGTTACCGCCATTCGCCGGCGGTTAA
- a CDS encoding transglycosylase family protein, translating into MSGRHRKPTSSSSAKNVAKIAFTGAVLGGSGLALAGQAMAATDGEWDTVARCESGGNWAINTGNGYHGGLQFSPSTWRSNGGGEYAPSAYMATKEQQIAVAERVLAGQGKGAWPVCGRGLSGATPRNVVSQPEPAPLDAPAVNGELPPPPEAPAPEAAPMDAPLPAPEAPAPAPEAAPMDAALAPAPEAAPIADAALQVPAPEAPAPAPEAPAPAPEAAPAPAQPVSYVDQIQQAIENQGLDGNIVINS; encoded by the coding sequence ATGAGTGGACGGCATCGCAAGCCCACTTCCTCGTCTTCAGCAAAGAATGTCGCCAAGATCGCCTTCACCGGAGCTGTGCTCGGTGGTAGCGGCCTCGCGCTGGCCGGACAGGCCATGGCCGCCACCGACGGCGAGTGGGACACGGTAGCCCGCTGCGAGTCCGGCGGTAACTGGGCGATCAACACCGGCAACGGCTACCACGGCGGGCTGCAGTTCTCGCCGAGCACGTGGCGTTCCAACGGCGGTGGCGAGTACGCCCCGTCTGCCTACATGGCCACCAAGGAACAGCAGATCGCCGTCGCCGAACGCGTGCTGGCAGGCCAGGGCAAGGGCGCTTGGCCGGTCTGCGGCCGCGGCCTGTCGGGCGCCACCCCGCGCAATGTGGTCAGCCAGCCCGAGCCGGCCCCGCTGGATGCGCCCGCGGTCAACGGTGAACTGCCGCCGCCGCCCGAGGCACCGGCACCCGAGGCCGCCCCGATGGACGCCCCGCTGCCGGCCCCCGAGGCTCCGGCACCGGCACCCGAGGCCGCCCCGATGGACGCCGCGCTGGCCCCGGCCCCTGAGGCCGCCCCGATCGCCGACGCCGCTCTGCAGGTGCCGGCTCCTGAAGCGCCCGCTCCCGCCCCTGAGGCCCCGGCCCCAGCCCCGGAAGCGGCGCCTGCCCCCGCACAGCCGGTCAGCTACGTCGATCAGATCCAGCAGGCCATCGAGAATCAGGGCCTCGACGGCAACATCGTCATCAACAGCTGA
- a CDS encoding molybdenum cofactor biosynthesis protein MoaE: MSASVIRVELTETPISLTEYEALVAHEAAGAVVGFCGVVRDHDGGRSVTRLDYSAHPDALQTLQEVAAEVAAQATGVRAIAVSHRIGTLNIGDAALVAAVSADHRRAAFETCARLVDTVKERLPVWKHQYFSDGTDEWVGSA, encoded by the coding sequence GTGAGCGCATCCGTCATACGGGTCGAACTGACCGAGACACCGATCTCGCTGACCGAATACGAGGCCCTGGTGGCCCACGAGGCAGCCGGAGCAGTGGTCGGATTCTGCGGGGTGGTGCGCGATCACGACGGCGGCCGCTCGGTCACCCGGCTCGACTACTCCGCGCACCCCGATGCCCTTCAAACCTTGCAAGAGGTGGCCGCCGAGGTGGCCGCGCAGGCCACCGGGGTACGCGCGATCGCGGTCAGCCACCGCATCGGAACCCTGAATATAGGAGACGCCGCCCTGGTGGCCGCTGTGTCAGCGGACCATCGCAGGGCGGCGTTCGAAACCTGTGCCCGACTCGTCGACACCGTCAAAGAGCGGCTACCGGTGTGGAAGCACCAGTACTTCTCCGACGGCACCGACGAGTGGGTCGGCTCGGCCTGA
- a CDS encoding MogA/MoaB family molybdenum cofactor biosynthesis protein, translating to MTRSARVIIASTRAAAGVYDDRTGPLIVGWLSDRGYDVTEQVVVADGHAVGDALRAALAERVDLIITSGGTGISPTDATPESTMSVLDYQIPGLADAIRRAGVHKVPTAVLSRGVCGVAGRTLIVNLPGSPGGVKDGLGVLAGVLEHALDQLGGKDHR from the coding sequence GTGACGCGTTCGGCGCGGGTCATCATCGCCTCCACCCGTGCCGCGGCAGGGGTGTACGACGACCGGACGGGCCCCCTCATCGTCGGCTGGCTCTCCGATCGCGGCTACGACGTCACCGAGCAGGTGGTGGTCGCCGACGGGCACGCCGTCGGCGACGCCTTGCGCGCCGCCCTGGCCGAGCGCGTCGACCTGATCATCACCTCCGGCGGAACCGGCATCTCGCCCACCGATGCGACGCCGGAATCCACCATGTCGGTGCTCGACTATCAGATACCGGGACTGGCCGATGCCATCCGGCGTGCCGGCGTACACAAGGTGCCCACCGCGGTGCTGTCCCGCGGCGTCTGCGGTGTCGCCGGGCGCACCCTGATCGTCAACCTGCCCGGATCGCCGGGCGGGGTCAAAGACGGGCTGGGCGTGCTGGCCGGCGTGCTGGAGCATGCCTTGGACCAGCTGGGCGGAAAGGACCACCGATGA